Proteins encoded together in one Planctopirus ephydatiae window:
- a CDS encoding Gfo/Idh/MocA family protein yields the protein MSANDRPRVGAIGTGSRWCQRATGVDGPWGSAPDFRKYGDYVSVCDADATRRELAAGLAKEWTGSAPGVHADYRAILDDPNIDIVHISTPDHWHAKIAIEAMLAGKDVYCEKPMTVTISEGQQICDVCTRTGRIVQIGTQQRSEEQFIRAIALIRAGRLGKLKKATCSIGGAPESPQIPVAAPPSSLDWNLWQGPVSEKEFRYLAGNNGETKSWSRCHYEFRWWYEYSGGKLTDWGAHHVDIATWGLGKTETGPLTIDPIMARHPVEFKNGYPVDPSRYNTATQFLIRTTFDDGVEIEIRHDGDNGILFEGTEGRIFVNRGKLTGAPVEELKSNPFPNGAMEEVYKNRPLVDHFRNFFEAARDRKEPISDVFSHHRALSTCHLAGIAARLNRKITWDPMNEAIVGDEQAQGLIARDYRKGFKIVEG from the coding sequence GTGTCGGCCAACGACCGGCCCCGTGTCGGAGCGATTGGAACGGGCAGTCGTTGGTGCCAGAGAGCCACTGGCGTGGATGGCCCGTGGGGATCAGCCCCTGATTTTCGCAAATACGGCGACTACGTTTCTGTTTGCGATGCTGACGCGACTCGACGCGAACTGGCAGCGGGACTCGCGAAGGAATGGACTGGCAGCGCACCCGGAGTTCACGCCGACTACCGGGCGATACTTGACGACCCTAACATCGACATCGTCCACATTTCCACACCAGATCACTGGCATGCCAAGATTGCGATTGAAGCCATGCTGGCCGGAAAGGATGTCTACTGCGAAAAGCCGATGACGGTGACGATTTCGGAAGGGCAGCAGATTTGCGACGTGTGTACCAGGACAGGTCGGATTGTCCAGATTGGTACGCAGCAGCGCAGCGAAGAGCAATTCATCCGGGCCATTGCGTTGATTCGCGCTGGGCGACTGGGAAAGCTGAAGAAAGCCACATGCAGCATCGGCGGCGCTCCAGAAAGCCCGCAGATCCCGGTGGCCGCTCCTCCTTCATCGCTGGACTGGAACCTGTGGCAGGGGCCGGTTTCGGAGAAGGAGTTTCGATATCTGGCCGGCAACAATGGTGAGACAAAAAGCTGGTCGCGCTGCCACTATGAATTTCGCTGGTGGTACGAGTACTCAGGAGGAAAACTGACCGACTGGGGAGCCCACCATGTGGACATCGCCACCTGGGGACTTGGAAAAACCGAAACGGGTCCTCTGACCATCGATCCGATTATGGCCCGGCACCCTGTCGAATTCAAAAATGGCTACCCGGTCGATCCGTCACGATACAACACAGCCACACAGTTTCTTATCCGGACGACCTTTGATGACGGAGTGGAGATAGAGATCCGCCATGACGGCGACAATGGCATTCTCTTTGAAGGCACCGAAGGCCGGATCTTTGTGAATCGGGGCAAGCTGACCGGAGCTCCGGTCGAAGAACTCAAGTCGAACCCGTTTCCCAATGGAGCGATGGAGGAAGTCTACAAGAATCGCCCGCTGGTGGACCATTTCCGCAATTTCTTTGAAGCAGCACGGGATCGGAAAGAACCCATTTCGGACGTGTTCAGTCACCATCGAGCACTTTCAACGTGCCACCTTGCCGGAATCGCGGCTCGGTTGAACCGCAAGATCACCTGGGACCCGATGAACGAAGCCATTGTCGGCGACGAACAGGCCCAGGGGCTCATTGCCCGCGACTATCGGAAGGGCTTTAAAATCGTGGAGGGCTGA
- a CDS encoding sigma-70 family RNA polymerase sigma factor codes for MLDENQQIQFTRLWTDAQPTVSQFVASLVRDPWAVRDIVQNVSLVLLRKFAEYDESKPFLPWALGIAKFEILGHRRDAARDRLICDSLFLDQYTQAWADIAPRISHEMEALRHCVGELDGRPRTIIKLRYADGETSETIADKLNITAENVRTILKRTRDVLRRCVERHVGLQGESV; via the coding sequence ATGCTGGACGAAAATCAACAAATTCAATTCACGCGACTTTGGACAGACGCTCAGCCGACGGTCAGTCAGTTTGTCGCGTCGCTGGTGAGAGATCCGTGGGCTGTGCGCGACATTGTGCAGAACGTATCGCTGGTGTTGCTGCGGAAGTTTGCCGAATACGACGAGTCGAAGCCGTTTTTACCCTGGGCACTGGGAATCGCAAAGTTTGAGATTCTGGGGCATCGCCGAGACGCTGCGCGGGATCGGTTGATCTGCGACTCTTTGTTTTTGGATCAATATACCCAGGCCTGGGCTGATATTGCACCTCGCATCAGTCATGAGATGGAAGCGCTGCGACACTGCGTTGGCGAACTGGATGGGCGACCGCGAACGATCATCAAGTTGCGATACGCGGACGGAGAGACTTCGGAAACGATTGCCGACAAATTGAATATCACCGCCGAGAACGTGCGCACCATCTTGAAACGGACGCGTGATGTACTCCGGCGATGTGTCGAGAGACACGTCGGCCTGCAAGGAGAATCCGTTTGA
- a CDS encoding FecR family protein — translation MSRLKEHPEEMRRFVEANVRDQMLRDAARGLMLLDQVNEVTSSLHQPQRRSLKQIITVVASLAACLLVALFLFEKSERREAAIETFVSVASLYQTDSLLQNGDRLGSRTIEIQRGFIHLQFDDGVEVTLQGPARYELIGPGKTRLHAGLLTATVPPGAEGFQVSTPTADVVDLGTAFGIEIDAEGIAEVSVFDGEVEVIPTNQQGKRLLHEGEAVRVNQRHEIETSPFDAVAFEKVWPVASGVAGSTGAFRFAPHWPRPMGLVQSDTDIFVLPEGYAQLLNKPLGVNITAPGKVRVAAELSPSDIPAGTRVKSFLLQFKPLDLRDDRATPPNQPNPDELARIVGEITFDRPVLGLIVVGDDLRASDGLFSKRGGQFPQKGRALELSGTPRDDTVTLSEDRRTVKLDLAAHGAFGDQVRVIVDQSLKN, via the coding sequence TTGAGTCGACTGAAAGAGCATCCCGAAGAGATGCGGCGATTTGTCGAAGCCAATGTTCGTGATCAGATGCTGCGCGATGCCGCTCGCGGACTGATGTTGTTGGACCAGGTAAACGAAGTTACCTCGAGTCTACACCAGCCGCAGCGTCGATCGCTCAAACAAATCATCACCGTTGTTGCGAGCTTGGCAGCCTGTCTGCTGGTCGCGTTGTTTCTGTTTGAGAAAAGCGAGCGTAGGGAAGCGGCAATCGAAACGTTTGTGTCGGTAGCGTCGCTCTACCAGACAGACAGTCTCTTGCAGAATGGCGATCGACTTGGCAGCAGGACCATTGAGATTCAGCGTGGGTTCATTCACTTACAGTTTGATGATGGAGTGGAAGTCACACTACAAGGGCCAGCCCGTTATGAATTGATCGGGCCGGGAAAGACGCGTCTGCATGCGGGGCTGCTGACAGCCACGGTTCCGCCCGGTGCCGAAGGCTTTCAAGTCAGCACTCCCACAGCCGATGTCGTCGATCTGGGCACTGCCTTTGGAATCGAGATCGATGCTGAAGGCATTGCCGAAGTCTCGGTGTTCGACGGAGAAGTGGAAGTCATACCAACTAACCAGCAAGGCAAACGGTTGCTTCATGAAGGTGAAGCGGTTCGCGTGAACCAACGGCATGAAATTGAAACCTCGCCATTCGATGCCGTGGCATTTGAAAAGGTCTGGCCGGTTGCATCGGGAGTTGCTGGTTCCACGGGGGCCTTCAGGTTTGCACCCCATTGGCCGCGCCCCATGGGGCTTGTTCAAAGCGACACTGACATTTTCGTACTGCCTGAAGGCTACGCACAACTTCTGAACAAACCGCTCGGAGTAAACATCACTGCGCCCGGGAAGGTTCGTGTCGCTGCGGAATTGTCACCGTCAGATATTCCGGCGGGGACGCGGGTGAAGTCTTTTCTGCTGCAGTTCAAGCCATTGGATCTGAGGGACGACCGTGCAACGCCACCGAATCAGCCCAACCCCGATGAGCTTGCACGCATCGTCGGTGAAATCACTTTTGATCGTCCTGTGTTGGGACTGATTGTCGTTGGCGATGACTTGCGCGCCAGTGACGGTCTTTTCTCGAAGCGTGGCGGGCAGTTTCCGCAGAAGGGCCGAGCTTTGGAGTTATCCGGTACGCCGCGCGATGACACGGTCACGTTGAGTGAAGATCGTCGAACCGTAAAGCTTGATCTGGCAGCCCACGGAGCCTTTGGCGATCAAGTGCGTGTCATCGTGGATCAGTCGTTGAAGAATTGA
- a CDS encoding DUF2924 domain-containing protein, giving the protein MRLNVTKEVARLQKMTCGELRDQFEKVTGETTHAKNRKWLIRRIIWRMQASVEGGLSEDAIKRIRELADGADLRVTSPATRRLPDDADKRIRAMPTGIQSSSQPLPGTLITRQYKGREIRVRVTPQGFEFEGEFFSSLSAVAKHITGSHWSGNRFFKLDQQESNQ; this is encoded by the coding sequence ATGAGGCTTAATGTTACGAAGGAAGTCGCACGGTTGCAGAAGATGACCTGTGGCGAACTTCGAGATCAGTTCGAAAAAGTCACCGGCGAAACGACCCACGCCAAGAATCGCAAGTGGCTGATACGCCGAATCATTTGGCGGATGCAAGCCAGCGTCGAAGGCGGGCTTTCCGAAGATGCGATCAAACGCATCCGGGAGCTAGCTGACGGAGCGGACTTGCGAGTCACATCGCCGGCGACGCGGAGGCTTCCTGATGACGCTGACAAACGAATCCGAGCAATGCCCACGGGCATCCAATCGTCTTCGCAGCCGTTACCGGGCACGCTTATCACGCGTCAATACAAAGGTCGCGAGATTCGCGTCCGAGTCACGCCGCAAGGCTTTGAATTTGAAGGCGAGTTTTTCAGCTCGCTCTCGGCTGTCGCCAAACACATCACTGGATCGCACTGGAGCGGCAACCGGTTCTTTAAACTCGACCAACAGGAATCAAACCAATGA
- a CDS encoding PSD1 and planctomycete cytochrome C domain-containing protein, protein MKSHQQLPGSMMNDKYEWRYRFHPACKVVALLMGLISSTAIGQEKISQEQLQFFETKIRPVLVDKCYACHSEKAGEIQGGLLLDTREGIRRGGDSGAAVVPGNLQASLLISAIRYSSDDLEMPPKDEGGKLAENIIRDFETWVRMGAADPRDGASKVVTRHDTSQARQWWSYQPLKSVKVSSAKIATQHADWPLTDIDRLVAAQWQRTGVSPVADAEPLVLLRRLRFDLTGLPPTSEEIAYFEQQWNSQPDLRNELIEKVVESLLNSREYAERWGRHWLDVARYAESSGKDANLVYPHAWRYRDYVIDAFEKDKPFDQFVREQIAGDLLPAKNDSQRADQLIATSFLAIGEIPINERNPRQFAVDLADDQIAVVTQAFLGQTAACARCHDHRFDPVSQRDYTALAGIFLSTETKYGTPGAVGGRNRAGLVELPAKAGLPVVGSGLSSAEIRQKQQKLERLQQQQRSARAQRANGGQATDGLSDFDVVRISTQVSQLEFELGYVNDDGSAKALAMGVSDRPSSTPQPRRPGVNRPGATRPGPGGGPMPGGRPNGPGRPQQPGGPMRPGGPRSPGGPAQPGGPRQTGGPMQQPGEPMAGDQSGRRMRSSGFESIADSPLFLRGSIENVGEAVPRGVPGLLGAGTDIAIRQGSGRLELANALVSAENTLTSRVIVNRVWHWMFGRGLVESVDNFGTTGGQPSHPELLDYLATRFVRNGWSIKQLIRDITLSRVYRLSSSYDETYFAADPANTMLWRHNSRRLEAEEIRDGMLAASGRLNRQPPPGSLIGRAGDGPIGGERLQAVTLEQIEGAANDFRSIYLPATRSVKPALLSAFDPPDNSATNGARDATNVPAQALFMLNSDFVADQSQALADLALKAHPGASPQSSFDERLRFVFRQVLNRDPSQAESMAAKSLVKANGNSRAAWTSIVRGLFGSAEFRFVD, encoded by the coding sequence ATGAAATCACATCAACAATTGCCTGGGTCGATGATGAACGACAAATATGAGTGGCGTTACCGTTTTCATCCAGCATGCAAAGTGGTTGCGCTGCTGATGGGATTGATATCAAGTACTGCAATCGGGCAGGAAAAAATCTCTCAGGAGCAGTTGCAGTTCTTTGAAACCAAGATACGTCCAGTGCTGGTCGACAAATGCTATGCGTGTCATTCGGAAAAGGCAGGTGAAATTCAAGGAGGTTTGCTACTGGACACACGTGAAGGGATACGCCGCGGTGGCGATTCGGGAGCGGCTGTGGTGCCGGGAAATCTCCAAGCCAGTCTGTTGATTTCAGCAATCCGATACTCGAGCGACGATTTGGAAATGCCACCCAAAGACGAAGGTGGAAAACTTGCTGAAAACATCATTCGCGATTTTGAGACCTGGGTGCGGATGGGAGCGGCTGATCCGCGTGACGGAGCGTCGAAAGTGGTAACGCGACACGATACATCACAGGCACGCCAGTGGTGGTCTTACCAGCCACTCAAGTCTGTCAAAGTGTCATCCGCAAAGATCGCAACGCAACATGCCGACTGGCCACTGACTGATATCGATCGTCTGGTGGCAGCTCAATGGCAACGAACGGGAGTTTCGCCGGTTGCGGACGCAGAGCCGTTGGTACTATTGCGTCGGCTTCGATTTGATTTGACAGGTTTGCCACCCACTTCGGAAGAAATTGCGTACTTCGAGCAACAGTGGAACTCGCAACCTGACCTTCGTAATGAACTCATTGAGAAAGTAGTTGAATCTCTACTGAACTCCCGTGAGTACGCGGAACGTTGGGGACGTCACTGGCTGGATGTGGCTCGATACGCAGAGTCGTCAGGTAAAGATGCCAATCTTGTCTATCCGCATGCTTGGCGTTATCGAGATTACGTGATTGATGCGTTCGAGAAAGACAAGCCGTTTGATCAGTTCGTGCGCGAACAGATTGCGGGAGACTTACTGCCCGCAAAGAATGACTCGCAGCGAGCCGACCAGTTGATCGCCACTTCCTTTCTGGCGATTGGCGAGATCCCTATCAACGAGCGGAACCCAAGACAGTTTGCCGTCGATCTTGCCGACGATCAGATTGCGGTGGTGACTCAAGCATTCCTCGGTCAAACCGCTGCCTGTGCGCGATGTCATGACCATCGGTTCGATCCCGTTTCACAACGCGACTACACTGCGCTGGCAGGGATTTTTCTTTCGACCGAAACCAAGTACGGAACACCGGGAGCCGTTGGTGGGCGCAACCGCGCGGGATTGGTTGAACTGCCGGCCAAAGCAGGTTTGCCGGTGGTTGGAAGTGGATTGAGTTCTGCCGAAATTCGACAGAAGCAACAAAAGTTGGAGCGGCTTCAACAACAACAACGCTCTGCACGGGCTCAGCGAGCCAATGGCGGCCAAGCCACAGACGGACTGTCCGACTTCGACGTGGTTCGGATCAGCACTCAAGTGTCGCAACTGGAATTCGAACTAGGTTATGTCAACGACGATGGATCAGCGAAAGCTCTGGCGATGGGCGTCAGCGATCGTCCTAGCTCGACACCCCAACCGCGTCGCCCAGGAGTGAATCGTCCCGGAGCGACTCGTCCCGGTCCCGGTGGTGGGCCAATGCCGGGAGGTCGGCCCAATGGCCCTGGTCGGCCACAACAACCCGGTGGTCCGATGCGACCCGGTGGTCCTCGGTCGCCGGGAGGACCAGCGCAACCTGGCGGTCCGAGGCAAACTGGTGGTCCGATGCAGCAGCCGGGTGAGCCAATGGCTGGAGATCAGTCAGGAAGACGCATGCGATCCAGCGGTTTTGAGAGCATCGCGGATAGTCCGCTGTTTCTCCGCGGTAGTATCGAGAATGTGGGCGAGGCGGTTCCGCGAGGTGTTCCCGGTCTGCTTGGCGCGGGAACCGACATTGCGATTCGTCAGGGAAGTGGTCGTCTCGAATTGGCCAACGCTTTGGTGTCGGCCGAGAATACTTTGACATCACGGGTGATCGTCAATCGAGTTTGGCACTGGATGTTTGGACGGGGACTCGTCGAAAGCGTTGATAACTTCGGAACTACGGGCGGGCAGCCGTCTCATCCGGAGTTGCTGGACTACCTGGCGACGCGTTTTGTTCGAAATGGATGGTCCATCAAACAATTGATTCGCGACATTACGCTCAGTCGAGTCTATCGCCTGTCATCGAGCTACGACGAGACATACTTCGCCGCCGATCCAGCCAATACGATGTTGTGGCGACACAATTCGCGACGACTGGAAGCGGAAGAAATTCGCGATGGAATGCTGGCGGCATCGGGGCGGCTGAATCGACAGCCTCCGCCAGGTTCGCTGATCGGTCGGGCTGGCGATGGTCCCATCGGCGGCGAGCGTCTTCAAGCGGTGACTCTGGAGCAGATCGAAGGTGCTGCCAACGACTTTCGCTCTATCTACCTTCCTGCAACTCGCAGCGTGAAGCCTGCATTGCTCTCAGCCTTTGATCCTCCTGACAATTCAGCCACCAACGGAGCTCGCGATGCTACCAACGTGCCAGCGCAAGCTCTGTTCATGTTGAACAGCGATTTCGTCGCCGACCAATCTCAGGCTCTTGCGGATCTGGCATTAAAGGCTCACCCGGGGGCATCTCCTCAGTCTTCGTTTGATGAAAGACTGCGGTTTGTATTCCGGCAGGTCCTCAATCGTGACCCGTCTCAGGCCGAATCGATGGCTGCTAAATCATTGGTGAAGGCAAATGGCAACTCGCGGGCTGCATGGACGAGTATCGTTCGCGGTCTGTTCGGATCTGCAGAGTTCCGATTTGTTGATTGA
- a CDS encoding recombinase family protein, translating into MKDQRKMVRCAIYTRKSTEEGLEQEYSSLDAQRDAAEAYVSSQKHEGWEIVAKSYNDGGFTGSNMERPALQNLLADIEAGEIDCVIVYKVDRLSRSLLDFTKIVEKFDQHGVSFVSVTQQFNTSTSMGRLVLNVLLSFAQFEREMISERIRDKVAASRRRGKWSGGMPLLGYTVENTKLIVDEVEADRVRQIFELYIEHCALLPVVKVLRQRSWTTKQWVTRKGDHRGGREFTKNALYKLLTNITYIGKIRYKDETHQGEHDAIVPLDLFCQVGIRLKANGQSGGTGVRNKHNALLKGLIWCKSCGRPMTHSYSSKGNKRYRYYVCGTAMQNGWAECPAPSVPAGEIERFVVEQIQSIGTDEDLLNQTIGQIEFRSKQRLEAFESECKGLRRQLGNDHEKLRAIAANLTNSRRVAGLPELQTRIDAAEDRLKLIALEQQSLIDQSIDSADVRRLLGSFEGLWKTIQPREQVRLVKLLIDRVDFDGVAGNVAITFHDTGLQSLSPSEREVTA; encoded by the coding sequence ATGAAAGATCAGAGAAAGATGGTGAGGTGTGCGATCTACACCCGCAAGAGCACGGAAGAAGGGCTCGAACAAGAGTACAGCTCGCTCGACGCCCAACGCGACGCCGCCGAGGCCTACGTTTCTTCGCAAAAGCACGAGGGTTGGGAGATCGTTGCCAAGTCCTACAACGATGGAGGCTTCACGGGCAGCAATATGGAGCGTCCGGCACTTCAAAACCTACTGGCTGACATCGAAGCTGGCGAAATCGACTGCGTAATCGTCTACAAGGTCGACAGGCTCAGCCGATCACTTCTCGACTTCACCAAGATTGTCGAGAAGTTTGACCAACACGGCGTCTCGTTCGTTAGCGTGACGCAGCAGTTCAATACATCGACTTCAATGGGCCGGCTCGTCCTGAACGTGCTGCTCTCTTTCGCCCAGTTCGAGCGTGAAATGATCAGCGAACGGATCCGTGACAAAGTCGCTGCCTCACGCCGTCGTGGTAAATGGTCCGGTGGAATGCCGCTGCTTGGATACACCGTCGAAAATACAAAGCTGATCGTCGATGAGGTCGAGGCAGATCGCGTGCGGCAAATCTTTGAGCTTTATATCGAACACTGCGCTCTGCTGCCTGTCGTCAAAGTGCTGAGACAACGGAGTTGGACGACCAAACAATGGGTTACCAGGAAGGGAGATCATCGTGGCGGTCGAGAGTTTACAAAGAACGCACTTTACAAGTTACTGACCAACATTACCTATATCGGCAAGATTCGGTACAAGGACGAAACGCACCAGGGCGAGCATGACGCGATCGTGCCGCTAGATTTGTTTTGTCAGGTGGGAATCCGACTCAAAGCAAATGGCCAATCCGGTGGCACCGGAGTACGCAACAAACACAACGCGCTCTTGAAGGGCTTGATCTGGTGTAAATCTTGCGGTCGGCCAATGACACATTCGTACAGCAGCAAAGGCAACAAACGATATCGATACTACGTTTGCGGCACAGCGATGCAAAACGGATGGGCCGAGTGTCCTGCACCATCGGTTCCCGCTGGCGAGATCGAAAGGTTCGTCGTCGAGCAGATCCAGTCCATCGGCACCGACGAAGACCTGCTTAACCAGACGATCGGTCAGATTGAATTTCGGTCCAAGCAGCGACTGGAAGCCTTCGAATCTGAATGTAAGGGATTGAGGCGACAACTTGGCAACGATCATGAAAAGCTTCGAGCGATCGCCGCCAACTTAACGAATAGCCGTCGCGTGGCGGGACTGCCCGAACTTCAAACTCGTATCGATGCCGCTGAGGACCGATTAAAGTTGATCGCGCTGGAACAACAATCGCTGATAGATCAGTCCATCGATTCCGCCGATGTCAGGCGACTGTTAGGAAGTTTTGAAGGGCTTTGGAAAACCATTCAACCACGTGAACAGGTCCGTCTAGTCAAGCTGTTGATCGATCGAGTTGATTTCGACGGAGTCGCTGGCAACGTAGCAATCACTTTCCACGATACCGGCCTGCAAAGCCTGTCGCCTAGCGAACGGGAGGTGACGGCATGA
- a CDS encoding YHYH protein, with protein MNISRRDVIAGAVGATVGAGALSLVGLANRAASVDAAASRLSLRIEGDFRVLESNGLPGHAIGDFPNRHDPVAVRPQSHMLRMPAKPIQNEKPLPINMWWFGVAVNGVPFDPSGPFWNSDASAGWQFEVLHPANSIALGIDRNNAHTQGGGMYHYHGMPSGLLASLMSLDPSRRMMLVGYAADGFPIYGPESPESPDDLQSPIRRLRSSYRLSDVKRASGPLGKPDGRFCEDHIYEPGFGDLDECNGRFGCTPEFPDGTYYYVITDSFPFIPRLYRGQPDASFTHGPPPGVSPPIPPELRAYRGV; from the coding sequence ATGAATATCAGCCGTCGTGATGTGATTGCGGGAGCCGTTGGTGCGACAGTTGGCGCTGGGGCACTTTCCCTCGTCGGACTTGCAAATAGAGCAGCGTCCGTCGATGCTGCTGCGTCAAGATTGAGTCTGAGAATTGAAGGAGACTTTCGAGTTCTTGAATCCAACGGTTTGCCCGGGCACGCCATCGGTGACTTTCCTAATCGACACGATCCAGTCGCAGTCCGCCCTCAGTCGCATATGCTGCGTATGCCGGCAAAGCCAATCCAGAACGAAAAGCCGCTACCCATCAACATGTGGTGGTTCGGCGTCGCCGTGAATGGCGTGCCGTTCGATCCGTCCGGACCATTCTGGAACAGCGATGCTTCCGCCGGCTGGCAGTTTGAAGTCTTACATCCGGCGAATTCTATTGCTTTAGGAATCGATCGAAACAATGCACATACACAAGGCGGAGGAATGTACCATTACCACGGTATGCCTTCTGGTCTTTTGGCAAGCTTGATGAGTTTAGATCCCTCGCGCCGAATGATGTTGGTTGGCTACGCTGCGGATGGATTTCCGATTTACGGACCCGAGTCTCCTGAGTCTCCGGACGATCTGCAAAGCCCCATTCGCCGGCTACGATCGAGTTATCGACTATCGGATGTCAAGCGAGCCAGCGGGCCACTTGGTAAGCCCGACGGACGATTCTGTGAAGACCACATCTACGAACCAGGTTTCGGCGACCTGGACGAATGCAACGGACGGTTTGGATGCACGCCGGAGTTTCCTGACGGTACGTACTATTACGTCATTACGGACAGTTTTCCGTTCATTCCGCGACTGTACCGTGGCCAGCCTGACGCGAGCTTTACACACGGCCCGCCTCCGGGTGTATCGCCGCCGATTCCGCCGGAGTTGCGAGCTTATCGAGGTGTCTAG
- a CDS encoding DUF1501 domain-containing protein, translating to MNDSKTCSRVNALLTRRDVLQSTACGFGWMAFSALAGAQIAQAADDDSPLAPKKTPLKPTAKRVIFLCMSGAPSHVDLLDYKPQLNRDSGKPGPRPGSQWLGSKWKFAQHGQSGLWMSELLPQLAKHADKLCVVSSMQTDVPAHPQAFIKLHTGTAQFVRPSLGAWTLYGLGTENQNLPGFVSLTPPSGFGGATNYGSSFLPAVYQGTRIGHSDRPIRFASVPNLAAKQPVADQRKELDFIQTLNRDKLNRDSFNPEVDGVIQSYELAFRMQREMPEVLDLASETAATQKAYGIGVEPCDDMGRKCLLARRMIEAGVRFVEITHGNWDHHFSLNTKLKQSCDEVDQPIAALLADLAQRDLLKDTLIVWTGEFGRTPYAEGQEGRDHNTKAFSMWMAGGGVKPGITYGRSDDYGYEAVENPVQIADLHATMLAILGLDHESLTYRHAGRDFRLTDVKGNVINDIMT from the coding sequence ATGAATGATTCGAAGACCTGTTCAAGAGTGAACGCGCTTTTGACACGACGCGATGTGCTTCAGTCGACGGCATGCGGCTTTGGCTGGATGGCCTTCTCGGCTTTGGCTGGTGCTCAGATAGCACAAGCAGCAGACGACGATTCACCCCTGGCTCCCAAGAAAACTCCGCTGAAACCGACGGCCAAGCGAGTCATCTTTCTCTGCATGAGCGGTGCTCCGTCCCATGTGGACCTGCTGGACTACAAACCCCAATTGAATCGTGATTCGGGAAAGCCGGGGCCTCGGCCCGGTTCACAGTGGCTGGGGTCGAAATGGAAGTTTGCTCAGCACGGACAGAGTGGCTTGTGGATGTCGGAGCTGCTTCCGCAACTGGCAAAACATGCTGATAAACTGTGTGTGGTTTCATCGATGCAGACCGACGTGCCAGCGCACCCGCAAGCATTCATCAAGTTGCACACCGGCACTGCTCAGTTTGTTCGCCCGTCCCTTGGTGCATGGACGTTGTATGGGCTGGGAACTGAGAATCAAAATCTACCAGGCTTTGTCAGTCTGACGCCTCCCAGCGGCTTTGGCGGCGCAACCAACTACGGCAGTTCGTTTCTACCAGCGGTCTACCAGGGAACGCGAATCGGGCACAGTGATCGCCCTATTCGATTCGCCAGCGTTCCCAATCTTGCTGCCAAACAGCCAGTTGCCGACCAGCGAAAGGAGTTGGACTTTATTCAGACACTCAATCGCGACAAGTTGAATCGTGACTCGTTCAATCCAGAAGTGGACGGCGTGATTCAATCCTATGAACTGGCGTTTCGGATGCAGCGAGAAATGCCAGAAGTGCTCGATCTCGCTAGTGAAACGGCAGCAACTCAGAAGGCTTATGGCATTGGGGTAGAACCATGTGACGATATGGGCCGCAAGTGTTTGCTTGCGCGCCGCATGATCGAAGCAGGAGTCCGTTTTGTAGAGATCACTCATGGTAACTGGGACCATCATTTCAGTCTCAATACGAAACTAAAGCAGAGCTGTGATGAGGTCGATCAACCGATTGCCGCATTGTTGGCCGATCTGGCGCAGCGAGACCTGTTGAAAGACACGTTGATTGTTTGGACTGGAGAATTTGGTCGCACTCCCTATGCCGAAGGTCAGGAAGGACGCGATCACAATACGAAAGCCTTTTCCATGTGGATGGCTGGCGGCGGCGTGAAACCGGGCATCACTTACGGCCGGAGCGATGATTATGGCTACGAAGCCGTTGAGAACCCAGTCCAGATCGCAGACCTGCACGCAACCATGCTGGCCATTCTGGGGTTAGACCACGAATCACTCACCTATCGCCACGCCGGCCGAGATTTCCGACTGACGGATGTAAAGGGTAATGTCATCAACGATATCATGACGTGA